A region of Etheostoma cragini isolate CJK2018 chromosome 2, CSU_Ecrag_1.0, whole genome shotgun sequence DNA encodes the following proteins:
- the LOC117937063 gene encoding CD209 antigen-like isoform X1, whose protein sequence is MAVQYSASTVTNMDMDDSKVGYKQLLGDGSKLRYSVYALRNSPFRAATVGLGLLCLLLLAGVIGQSVHNRKVEQDHQNNLTAMNIEREKLQKNMKTVENDKKILESDRNRLQQLNDYITKKKDQIQNNNNILMEESNTLKLSQSQLKTRNAAVTKELEQLKDTSEQLQINNNALTVAKDLLQKHFDTLLKRKNEAQASYESVTKDRDNIQNKLNNVTRTKEQLQTSYNDMIKKVEHLQDRYNFTTNEKKNIESTHHNLTLSKDTLQATYNLLVKATDDLRASYTSLVQEKNELESSCKNATVEKDLLQRENGNLTAERDELQAEIEKLKKIASVSARKCPTGWRKYENNCYFTSTGSKNWTRSREYCQSKGADLAIIKSQAERRFINGLYSSDKEVWIGLTDEGVEGQWVWVDGTPLTTAYWDKGQPNSYKGGNQDCVEFWHRATGYGDWNDENCNLEQHFICEM, encoded by the exons ATGGCGGTTCAGTACAGTGCATCTACAGTGACAAACATGGACATGGACGACAGTAAAGTTGGCTACAAGCAACTTTTAGGAGATGGCAGCAAGCTCCGGTATTCAG TGTATGCACTGAGAAACAGCCCTTTCAGGGCTGCTACAGTGGGTCTAGGGCTGCTCTGTCTTCTCCTGTTGGCCGGAGTCATAGGTCAGAGTGTACACA ACCGAAAAGTAGAGCAAGACCATCAGAACAACCTAACAGCCATGAATattgagagagaaaaactacAGAAGAACATGAAGACGGTGGAAAATGATAAAAAGATTCTTGAGTCAGACCGCAATAGGTTACAGCAACTTAACGATTACATAACCAAAAAGAAAGACCAGATTCAGAACAATAATAACATACTTATGGAAGAATCAAATACACTTAAGCTTAGCCAGAGCCAGTTAAAAACCAGAAATGCTGCTGTCACTAAAGAGTTAGAACAGCTAAAAGACACTAGTGAACAGTTGCAGATTAATAACAATGCCTTGACTGTCGCCAAAGACttgttacaaaaacatttcGATACACTGCTCAAACGCAAAAATGAGGCACAGGCTAGTTATGAGTCAGTGACCAAAGACAGGGATAACATACAGAACAAACTGAATAATGTAACCAGAACAAAGGAGCAGCTGCAGACGAGTTACAACGACATGATTAAGAAGGTAGAGCATTTGCAAGACAGATACAACTTCACTaccaatgagaaaaaaaacatagaaagcACTCACCATAACCTGACGCTATCAAAAGACACTCTGCAGGCCACATACAACCTGCTGGTGAAAGCGACAGACGACTTGCGTGCTTCTTACACATCCTTGGTTCAGGAAAAGAACGAGCTTGAAAGCAGTTGCAAGAATGCAACTGTGGAGAAAGACCTGTTGCAGAGGGAAAATGGCAACCTGACTGCTGAGAGAGACGAGCTGCAGGCTGAGATTGAGAAACTGAAGAAAATAGCTTCAG tttcagCTAGGAAGTGCCCCACTGGCTGGAGAAAGTACGAGAACAACTGCTACTTCACCTCAACTGGCAGTAAAAACTGGACTCGGAGCAGAGAATACTGTCAAAGCAAAGGCGCAGACCTGGCAATCATAAAAAGCCAAGCGGAAAGG CGCTTCATCAATGGCTTGTATAGCAGTGATAAAGAAGTCTGGATTGGATTGACTGATGAAGGAGTAGAGGGGCAGTGGGTCTGGGTAGATGGGACACCACTGACCACAGC GTACTGGGACAAAGGCCAGCCCAACAGTTACAAAGGGGGGAACCAGGACTGTGTGGAGTTCTGGCACCGTGCGACAGGGTACGGCGACTGGAATGACGAGAACTGCAACTTAGAACAACATTTTATCTGTGAAATGTAG
- the LOC117937063 gene encoding CD209 antigen-like isoform X2 → MAVQYSASTVTNMDMDDSKVGYKQLLGDGSKLRYSVYALRNSPFRAATVGLGLLCLLLLAGVIGQSVHNRKVEQDHQNNLTAMNIEREKLQKNMKTVENDKKILESDRNRLQQLNDYITKKKDQIQNNNNILMEESNTLKLSQSQLKTRNAAVTKELEQLKDTSEQLQINNNALTVAKDLLQKHFDTLLKRKNEAQASYESVTKDRDNIQNKLNNVTRTKEQLQTSYNDMIKKVEHLQDRYNFTTNEKKNIESTHHNLTLSKDTLQATYNLLVKATDDLRASYTSLVQEKNELESSCKNATVEKDLLQRENGNLTAERDELQAEIEKLKKIASARKCPTGWRKYENNCYFTSTGSKNWTRSREYCQSKGADLAIIKSQAERRFINGLYSSDKEVWIGLTDEGVEGQWVWVDGTPLTTAYWDKGQPNSYKGGNQDCVEFWHRATGYGDWNDENCNLEQHFICEM, encoded by the exons ATGGCGGTTCAGTACAGTGCATCTACAGTGACAAACATGGACATGGACGACAGTAAAGTTGGCTACAAGCAACTTTTAGGAGATGGCAGCAAGCTCCGGTATTCAG TGTATGCACTGAGAAACAGCCCTTTCAGGGCTGCTACAGTGGGTCTAGGGCTGCTCTGTCTTCTCCTGTTGGCCGGAGTCATAGGTCAGAGTGTACACA ACCGAAAAGTAGAGCAAGACCATCAGAACAACCTAACAGCCATGAATattgagagagaaaaactacAGAAGAACATGAAGACGGTGGAAAATGATAAAAAGATTCTTGAGTCAGACCGCAATAGGTTACAGCAACTTAACGATTACATAACCAAAAAGAAAGACCAGATTCAGAACAATAATAACATACTTATGGAAGAATCAAATACACTTAAGCTTAGCCAGAGCCAGTTAAAAACCAGAAATGCTGCTGTCACTAAAGAGTTAGAACAGCTAAAAGACACTAGTGAACAGTTGCAGATTAATAACAATGCCTTGACTGTCGCCAAAGACttgttacaaaaacatttcGATACACTGCTCAAACGCAAAAATGAGGCACAGGCTAGTTATGAGTCAGTGACCAAAGACAGGGATAACATACAGAACAAACTGAATAATGTAACCAGAACAAAGGAGCAGCTGCAGACGAGTTACAACGACATGATTAAGAAGGTAGAGCATTTGCAAGACAGATACAACTTCACTaccaatgagaaaaaaaacatagaaagcACTCACCATAACCTGACGCTATCAAAAGACACTCTGCAGGCCACATACAACCTGCTGGTGAAAGCGACAGACGACTTGCGTGCTTCTTACACATCCTTGGTTCAGGAAAAGAACGAGCTTGAAAGCAGTTGCAAGAATGCAACTGTGGAGAAAGACCTGTTGCAGAGGGAAAATGGCAACCTGACTGCTGAGAGAGACGAGCTGCAGGCTGAGATTGAGAAACTGAAGAAAATAGCTTCAG CTAGGAAGTGCCCCACTGGCTGGAGAAAGTACGAGAACAACTGCTACTTCACCTCAACTGGCAGTAAAAACTGGACTCGGAGCAGAGAATACTGTCAAAGCAAAGGCGCAGACCTGGCAATCATAAAAAGCCAAGCGGAAAGG CGCTTCATCAATGGCTTGTATAGCAGTGATAAAGAAGTCTGGATTGGATTGACTGATGAAGGAGTAGAGGGGCAGTGGGTCTGGGTAGATGGGACACCACTGACCACAGC GTACTGGGACAAAGGCCAGCCCAACAGTTACAAAGGGGGGAACCAGGACTGTGTGGAGTTCTGGCACCGTGCGACAGGGTACGGCGACTGGAATGACGAGAACTGCAACTTAGAACAACATTTTATCTGTGAAATGTAG